From Mycobacterium colombiense CECT 3035:
AGCCTGGACAGCACCGTCAGCAGGACGTTGCGCTCCAGCGACTGCGCCTCGTCGACGATCACGAACGAGTCGTGCAGCGACCGGCCCCGGATGTGGGTCAGCGGCAGCACCTCGAGCATGCCCCGGGACAGCACTTCCTCGAGCACCGCCGGGCTCGCCAGCCCCTCGAGGGTGTCGAAGACGGCCTGGGCCCACGGCCCCATCTTTTCGCTCTCGCTGCCGGGCAGGTACCCCAGCTCCTGGCCGCCGACGGCGTAGAGCGGCCGGAACACCACCACCTTGCGCTGGGTCCGCCGCTCCAGCACCGCCTCCAGGCCGGCGCACAGGGCGAGGGCCGACTTGCCGGTGCCCGCCTTACCGCCCAGCGACACGATGCCCACCGACTCGTCGAGCAGCAGGTCCAGCGCCACCCGCTGTTCCGCGGACCGCCCGCGCAGCCCGAACACCTCGCGATCGCCGCGCACCAGCTGCACGCGTTTGTCCGCGTTGACCCGGCCCAGCGCGTGAGAGCTTCCGCCGAGCAGCCGAACACCGGTGTGGCAGGGCAGGTCTCGCGCTTCCACCAGATCGATCTCACCGTCGGTGAACAGCGCGTCGATGTCCTCGGTGGCGGTCTCGATCTCGCGCATCCCCGACCACCCGGAGGCCACCACGTCCTGCGCGTGGTACTCGTCGGCGGCCAGACCCACCGCGGCGGCCTTGACCCGAAGCGGAATGTCCTTGCTGACCAACGTAACTCGCTTGCCTTCGGCGGCGAGGTTGGCGGCACAGCTGAGGATCCGGGAGTCGTTGCTGTCGCTGCGGAAACCCGCCGGCAGCACCGACGGGTCCGTGTGGTTGAGCTCGACGTGCAGCGAACCGCCTTGCGTCCCAACGGGAATGGGCTGATCCAGTCGTCCGTGCAACAGCCGCAGGTCGTCGAACAGCCGCAAGGACTGGCGGGCGAACCATCCCAGCTCGTGGTGGTGGCGTTTGGCCTCCAGCTCGCTGATCACCACCAACGGAACAACCACCTCGTGTTCGGCGAACCGGCTGCACGCCCAGGGGTCGGACAGCAGCACGGAAGTGTCGATCACGTAGGTCCGGATTTCGGTCACGTAGCGCTCCTCGAGCGGGATGAGCCCGCGCGGACCCGCACAGGCATGTCGACGGGAACCGCAGCACCAGGACCGGGGCCGGTCCTTCCGTTGTGGTGACGGGAGGTGCCGCCCTGGCAGCAGAGCATGACGCTGACCATCGGGATCGACGCTACTCCCGTGGCCGCATGCGCGCTGTGCAGGCGCGCCGACGTGGCGGGCCGCGACCACCTTCGCCGGGCGGCCGATGTTGAGGGGCGGTTTCCGGCCGGCTTAGCCGACGATCAGTTGCCGCAGTTCAGGCTCGTCGGCGAGCCCCCATGCGGTGACGCGATCCGAGATCGCCTGACGCAGCTGCTCGGGACCGAAGATGCCGGCCTTGTCGACGTTGCGCACTTTGTCCGCGTACGCGTCGATGTCGGCGCCGGGCACCTCGAGGTCGGCCGCGCGGGCGGCGATCGCCGCGATGGTCTCATCGCGGGTGTACTCGAGGCAGTGCGCGACCAGGTTGGAGAAGAAGACCTCGTGGCGGCGCTCGTCGCGGGCGATCCGGTCGACCAGGCCGGCCAGGATGGGCTCCTCCAGCTTGGCGGCGAGGTTTTCGCAGAACACCGCGTGGGTGCGTTCGACGAACGCCATGTGCACCAGCGTTTCCACCTGCGAGTAGGTGTCGGCGCGGTAGCCCTTCATGACGTACTGGACCCGGGCCTCTTCGTTGGCGGTCGGGTCCACCTCGCGGGTCACCACCAGGTACTCGCGCAGCGCGATGGCGTGCAGGTGCTCCTCGGCGGTCCACCGGCCCAGCCAGCGGCCCCAGTAGTCCTCCAGGATGAAGTGCTCGACCAATTCGCGGTGGTGCGCGGCCAGGTTGTCCTTGAGCAGCAACATGATTTCGCAGGCGTCCGTCAACGGCCGCGGCAGCGTCATCGACGACGGGTCCCAGTCGCGCCCACCGAGGAAGGCGAAGTTCTCGCCCCGGTCGAACGGCACGTATTCGTGCGCGAACCAGAGTTCTTCGGTGGACAGGTGGCGGTCGATGTTTGCTTCGACGACCGGCTCGAGTTCCAGGGTCAGCGCGTTAGCGACAGGTCTTTCGGCCATGAGATAACTGTAACCCGCGTACACAGGTTCATGAAATCGCCGGGGTCGTGTCGGGCCAACTGGTGACTTTGGTCCTCAAAGCCGCCGGGGAGCCGGGCGAAGCGGGTCGCCGCGCTCGACGTCAGCGGCCGACCAGCGCCCAGTCTTCGAGGCCCTCGTACAGCGGAAACTCCTGCGCCAGCCGCGTCACGCGCTGCCGCAGCCCCGCCACGTCGGCCGAGCTGCCGGCCGCCAACGCGGTGGCGATGACGTCGGCGACCTCGCTGAACTCGGCGTCGCCGAAGCCGCGGGTGGCCAGGGCGGGCGTCCCGATCCGCAGGCCCGAGGTGACCATCGGCGGGCGCGGGTCGTTGGGCACGGCGTTGCGGTTGACGGTGATGCCGACCTCGTGCAGCAGGTCCTCGGCGGCCTGACCGTCCAGCGGGGAGTTGCGCAGGTCCACCAGCACCAGGTGCACGTCGGTGCCGCCGCTGACCACGGACACGCCGGCCTTCGCGACGTCGGCGGCCAACAGCCGGTCGGCGAGGATGCGCGCGCCGGACAGCGTGCGCTGCTGGCGCTCGACGAACTCGGGGGTGCTGGCGATCTTCAGCGCGACAGCCTTGCCCGCGATGACGTGCATGAGCGGGCCGCCCTGCTGGCCCGGGAAGACCGCCGAGTTGACGGCCTTGGCGTACTCCTGCTTGCCCAGGATCATGCCCGAGCGGCCGCCGCCGAGCGTCTTGTGAATGGTCGTCGAGACGATGTCGGCGTGCGGCACCGGCGACGGGTGCAGCCCCGCCGCGACGAGGCCGGCGAAGTGGGCCATGTCCACCCAGAGCTTGGCGCCGACCTCGTCGGCGATCGACCGGAAGGCCGCGAAGTCGAGGACCCGCGGGTAGGCCGACCAGCCGGCGATGATCACCTTCGGGCGGAATTCCAGCGCCTGCGCGCGCACCGCGTCCATGTCGACCAGGTGGGTCGTCGGGTCGACGCCGTAGAAGCCGTTCTCGTAGAGCTTGCCGGAGAAGTTCAGCTTCATGCCGTGCGTCAGGTGACCACCGTTCGCCAGGTCCAGACCCAGCAGCCGCTCCCCCGGCGACATCAGCGCGTGCAACACCGCGGCGTTGGCCTGGGCGCCGGAATGCGGCTGCACGTTGGCGAAGTCGGCACCGAAGAGCGCCTTGGCCCGGTCGCGGGCGATGTTCTCCACCACGTCGACGAACTCGCAGCCGCCGTAGTAGCGCCGCCCGGGCAACCCCTCGGCGTACTTGTTGGTGAGCACACTGCCCTGCGCCTGCAGCACCGCGCGCGGCACGAAGTTCTCCGAAGCGATCATCTCGAGGGTGTCGCGTTGCCGGCCGAGTTCTTTGCCGAGGAGCTCGGCGATATCCGGGTCGACGTCGGCCAGCGGGGCGGACATCAGGGACGCCGTGGCGGGGGCGGTGGGGCGGGCGTCAGGTGCAGCAGTCACGGCCGCCAGTCTATCCAGCGTCGAGTTTTCGCCAGCCCAGCCGTCGGGCTTTCCGGCGCCCCTGCAACACTTGCACTATGCCGCGGCTTAGCGAGCCGAGCCCTTATGTGGAGTTCGACCGAAAGCAATGGCGTGCGCTTCGTATGTCGACGCCGCTGGCCCTCACCGAGGAAGAGCTTGTCGGCCTGCGCGGTTTGGGTGAACAAATCGACTTGCTCGAAGTCGAAGAGGTCTACCTGCCGCTGGCCCGGCTCATCCACCTGCAGGTCGCGGCGCGGCAGCGCCTGTTCGCCGCGACCGCCGAATTCCTCGGTGAACCTCAGCAGAACCCGGACCGGCCGGTGCCGTTCATCATCGGGGTGGCCGGCAGTGTGGCGGTGGGCAAGTCGACGACCGCGCGCGTGCTGCAGGCCCTGCTGGCGCGGTGGGATCACCACCCGCGGGTCGACCTGGTCACCACCGACGGCTTCCTATACCCGAATGCCGAGCTGGACCGGCGGAACCTGATGCACCGCAAGGGGTTTCCGGAGAGCTACAACCGTCGCGCGTTGATGCGGTTCGTCACCTCGGTCAAATCCGGTTCGGACTACGCGTGCGCGCCGGTGTATTCGCACCTGAAATACGACATCATCCCCGGGGCCAAGCATGTCGTCCGTCACCCCGACATCTTGATCCTCGAGGGCCTCAACGTCCTGCAGACCGGTCCGACCCTGATGGTGTCGGACCTGTTCGACTTCGGCGTGTACGTCGACGCCCGGATCGAAGACATCGAGCAGTGGTACGTATCGCGATTCCTGGCCATGCGCGGCACCGCCTTCGCGGATCCCGAATCGCACTTCCACCATTACTCGGCCCTCAACGACACGAAGGCGGTCGCCGCCGCGCGCGAGATCTGGCGGTCGATCAACCGCCCCAACCTGGTCGAGAACATCCTTCCGACCCGGCCGCGCGCCACCCTGGTGCTGCGCAAGGACGCCGACCACTCCATCAACAGGCTGCGGCTGCGCAAGCTGTAGCGCCCCGACGCGGCTCCCGCCGGCCGGCGCGGCGGATCACGCCTCGAGTCGACGCAGCCCGAGGTATTGCAGCCCGGCGAACGCCGCCGTGTACGCGCCACTGGCCAGGGTCAACGCCACGCCGGTGGCCGTCAGCGGCAGCGCTTCGGCGGCCACGATCGCGGCCAGCGTGAACGCGACGTTGACCACCATCACGCTGATGCCGAGACGCCGCAATTCCGGCAGCGCCCCGAGGCTGAACACCAGCAGGCCGGCGATCACGAAAACCACGCCCACGCCGTATTCCTGGAAAGACGTCAGTCCGGTCAGCGACGAGATCGGGTCGGCGAGGAAGGCGATGGCCAACCCGACCAACCCCGTCAGGGTCGCGTCGGCGCGCACGGCAAAACGCAACAGCGAGTCCGTCGAGTCGTAGAGGGTCCGGGTCTGGATGCTTGATACGCCAGTGATCGAGCTCATGTGCTTACTCCTCGCGATGGCGGGTTGGGTCGAACAGCTTCGAGGGTGCCGCCGGTGCACTGCCATATCGACTCGTGGCGCTGCCAACTGCTGCCACGGATACAACGACGAGGTGGTTCACCCGACTATTCCCGTCGGCGGGTAAATATTTGACACGCGCCAGCCCCGAAGGGCTCAGCCACCCCAGCAGTCACAGGCACAGGGGCACAGCACTGTGCCGTCGGCGACCGCGCCGACGAAGTACCCGTTCTAGTCGCTGGGAACCGGGACCCGGCCGCGCAGATCGGCGGCGATCAGTCGGGCGGCCGCGTTCTGCCAGTTGTGCAGCGAGCGCTGGGGCACCTCGGTGACGAACCACTGCCAGGCCTGCCGCGCGATCGGATCCAGACCCGACGCGGTGGCGTTCTGCGCGTACGCGCGGACCCCGACGACGTAGGGGAAGTACAGCGAGTTGTAGTACCGCCACTCCTCGGTGGTTCCGAAGTCGCCGCCGTCGCGCGGCTTGAGCCGCGCTATGCCGTCGGCCAGCACCGCCTTGAGTTCGTTGGCCCGCTCGATCGGTTGGTCGGGGGCTCCCCGGGCGGCCAGCCGCTCGTCGATCACGGGCAACGCGGTCAGCGGGCTGGCGACCAGCTTGGTCAGGTCGCCGTAATGGCCCAGCGCGCGACGGGTGAGCCTGGCGAACGTGACGTCGTCGACGCCGGCCAGCGGGTGGTCCTGACGCAGCGGCAGCGCCGCGCCGGTATGGCGCAGCGCGGCCCGATCCGCCCGCAGCGCAGGCGATTTCGAGAACGCCAGCCGGTCGAGCACCCCGGCCAGCGGGTCGGCGAGCACCTGGACGGTGATCGCGATCGCGAGGCTGGTGAACAGCAGCACGGTCAGCGCGGTCTGTGCGCCGGGGTCGTCGCGGGTCACCGCCAACCCGATCAGCGCCTGGCCGCCGAACAGCACCGCCACCGCCACCGAACCGGCGAACGAGCGCAGCATGTCGGCGCGCAGCGCGTGGCCCTCGTCGAACGCGTCCCACAGGGCGACGGCGACCCCGAGGCCGAGGACGTCACAACTCGTCGACGCCAGCGCAACCCAGCTCGGCACCACGCCCAGCGGGATGACCAGGATCGCGTTGCTCAGCGCGAAGAACAGGGTGGCGGTGACGGCGAGTCCCACGGCAGGCCTCGGCCGCCGAGGGCGGCGCAGCGCGACGACCATCGCGGCGAGCGTCGACACCGAGATCACCGCGAACATGAGCCAGTGGCCCGGCCGCAGCGGTCCGTCGACGCTGCCGGCCTGCGCCGCCCCGAACAGGGTCAGCGCGGCCATCCCGGCGACGAGTAACACCTCGCGCGTGCGGGAGCGCCAGCCGTCGCTGGGCCGGGACAGTTCGACGAGCACCGCGAACCACGCCACGCCGGGGACCGTCGCCAGGTAGATCTCGACCCGGCTCAGCAGCTGGGCGTGCCCGGGGCCGGCGGTGCGGACCGCGTCCAGGCCCACCACGAGCGCGAATCCGCACAGCCCGATCGCCGCCAGCGCGAGGACGGGCTTACGCGGATCGCGGGCGGCCAGATACAGGCCCAGCCAGGCGCTCAGCGTGAATACCACCGCCGACAGCGCAGCCATGCCCTTAGTGTGGCACGCGCGCGAGCCGGCTCTGAAGGCCTTGAGGGCTACTTGCCGTGCCGGCGATCCCGTCGGCTGTAGTCACGCAGCGCGCGCAGGAAGTCGACGCGGCGAAACGCCGGCCAATGCGTTTCACAGAACCACATCTCCGAATACGCGCTCTGCCACAGCAGGAACCCGGACAGCCGTTGCTCGCCCGAGGTGCGGATCACCAGGTCGGGGTCGGGTTGCCCCGACGTGTAGAGGTTTTCCGAGATGGCGTCGACCGTCACCGCGTCGACGAGCTCCTCGGCGGTGGCGCCGTTGGCGAGTTCCTTGTTCAACAGCGCGCGCACCGCCCCGACGATCTCCTGCCGGCCGCCGTAGCCGACCGCCACGTTGACGTGGAATGGCGCGACGCTGGGCGTGGACTCGACCGCATCGCGCAACCGGCGGGCCGGCTCGTCGCCGAGCAGTTCCAGGTCCCCCACCGTGCGCACGCTCCAGCGGTTGGCCGGCGCGCAGATCTCCTCCACGACGTCGGTGATGATTTCGATAAGCCCGGCCAGCTCGTCGGGGTCGCGTTGCAGGTTTTCGGTGGACAGCAGGTACACCGTGGTCATTTCGACGCCGGCTTCCTGGCACCAGCGCAGCATCTCGGCGATCTTGGACGCGCCCATCCGGTAGCCGTAGCTGACGTCCTCGTATCCCGCGTCACGGGCCCACCGCCGGTTCCCGTCGCACAGGACGGCGATGTGCCGCGGCAGCTGGGACTTCGAGGCGGCCAGGCCCTGCCTCAGCCGCAGCTCGTAGACGCGATACAGCGGCTCTTTGAGGCGCGGCGGGATAATTTCCACGAACATCCACCCTACTGCCAGCGGTGATTAATTCACCGGACTCATTTCGGCGCGGTCGCTGAGAAACCTGAGAAGGCGAGGCTGCGCTGTAACCATCCCTGGCTACTGTGGATCGTGGGCGGCCGTCCGCGGCCGTCCCACCCGTATCCCACGCCGCGAGAACAAGAGACAGGAGACATGAGCAGCCAGACCAGCACCGTTCCCACCCCGGATCCCGAACCCGAGTCGATCGTTCCGGGCAACACCGTCGAGCAGTTCGTCGAGGGTGCCGCCCAGTTCTTGGGCAAGCCCCGGATGCGCGGCTGGATCCACTTCGTCTCGGCGTGGCTGGCCATCATCACCGGCGCCACACTGGTGTCGGTGTCCTGGGCGCTCTCCTCGCCCCGCGCCGGTCACTCGACGCTGGTCTATGCCGCCGCCACCGTCGCGATGTTCGCCGTCAGCGCCACCTATCACCGCGTGCATTGGAAGTCGGATGTCGCGCGCAGCCGGATGAAGCGGCTCGATCACTCGATGATCTTCGTCTTCATCGCCGGCAGCTACACCCCGTTCGCGCGGCTGGTCATGCCGCAGAACACCGGTGTGCTGGTGCAGTGCATCGTGTGGGGCGGCGCGGCGGCCGGCATCACGCTGAAGATGTGCTGGCCGACGGCGCCGCGCTGGGTCGGGGTGCCGCTGTATCTGCTGCTGGGGTGGGTGGCCGTCTGGTTCGCGCCGACGATCCTGCACCAGGCCGGCGTGGCCGCGATGGTGCTGCTGGCGGTGGGCGGCGTGTTCTACAGCGTGGGCGGCATCTTCTATGGGCTGCGCTGGCCCGACCCGTGGCCGAAGACCTTCGGCTATCACGAGTTCTTCCACGCCTTCACCGCTATCGCGGCCATCCTGCACTACATCGCCATGTGGTTCGCCGTCTTCTACACCAGCGACCACGCCTGGCTGTTAGGCGGCTAGGCCGGGGCGACGTCGTCCTGCGGCGACCAGTAGGCCTTCATCGAGGCGATCTTGCCTTGGCCGTCGAAGACCATGACGTCGATCGGCTCGATCACCAATCGGTGCTCGCCCGCGGTCACGGTCAGCCGGAATTGGAAGGCCGCCTCGTTGCCGGCCACCCGCAGCGTCACCAGTTCGCATTCGCGCTGCAGTTGGTCGACCGCGGAGTAGAAGCCGTGGATGGCCTGCCGGCCGATGTGCACCCCGCCGCCGACCGGATCCTCGACGGTGGCGTCGTCGGCGTACAACTCGACCAAATCATCGGCGCTGCCCTTGGCGACCAACTCGATGTAGCGGTTGACCGTGTCAGTGATGTGTTCGGCGCTCGGCATGACACGTCACGCTACCGTGGCGCGGCCAGCGCGTGTGCCAGGTCTTCGGCGGTGACGACCGGTAGGTCGCACACCTGGCCGCGGCACACGTAGGCGGCGTCGGCGCCGTCCACCCGCGGTCGGCCGGCCAGCAGCGCCGACGAATCCGCCTGTCCGCCGACGACGATCGCCCCGCCGGGCGCCAACCGCCGCGCGTGGGCCAGCAACGCCGAGGCCGACGGGTCGCAGGCGACCGCGATCTGCAGCGGTCCGCGCACCGCCGCTTCGGCGACGGCCAGCCAATGCCCGGCCGACCGCGGCGCGCGGTCCAACAGCACCGAGTGCGCGCCGAGCGACTCGCCCACCGCCCGCAGATACCGCTCGGCGCGATCGCCGTCGACCAGGTGCGCGGCGGCCAGCAGCGCCTCGGTGATCGACGACGCTCCCGACGGAGTCGCGCCGTCCAGCGGGTCGGCCGGCCGGAGCATCAACTGCTCGGCATCGTCGGCGGTGTCGAACCAGCGGCCGGGTTGCGCCCGATCGGCGAAGTGCGCCAGCGCGGTGTCCAGCAGGTCGGTGGCCGCCGCCAGCCAGCGCCCGTCGGCGCTCAGCTGATAGAGCGCGAGCAGCCCGGTGGCCAGCATCGCATAGTCCTCGAGGATGCCAACGCTGTCACCGACCACGCCGCCCAGGCTGGCGCGTCGCAGCCGGCCGTCGACGACATGCAATTCCAGCAGCTCCCGCGCGCAACGCCTTGCGGCGTCGATCAATTCGGGTTCGTCGAGTGCCACGCCGGCCTCGGCCAACGCGGTGATCGCCAGCCCGTTCCACGACGTGACGACCTTGTCGTCGCGCCCGGGCTGGACTCGGGCGTGCCGGGCGGCCAGCAGGGCGGACCGCACGCGGTCCAGCCGTTGCCGATCCTCGGGATCGGCGGGCAACTGCAGCACCGAGGTGCCGTGCTCGAACGTGCCGACCGGGGTGACCGCGAAAACGCCTGCCGCCCAAGGGCCGTCGTCGGGCCCGAGCACCTCGGTCAGCTGCGCCGGTGTCCAGACATAGGTCGAGCCCTCGCGGCCGTCGGCGTCGGCGTCCAGCGACGAGGTGAACATCGCGGCGTCGGCCAGATCGTCGAGCAGGAACCCGGCGGTCTGGGCGGTGACCCGGCGCGCCAGCGGATCACCGGTGCGCCTGGCCCAGTGCGCGTAGGCGCGCAGCAGCAGCGCGTTGTCGTACAGCATCTTCTCGAAATGCGGTACCACCCAAG
This genomic window contains:
- a CDS encoding PhoH family protein: MTEIRTYVIDTSVLLSDPWACSRFAEHEVVVPLVVISELEAKRHHHELGWFARQSLRLFDDLRLLHGRLDQPIPVGTQGGSLHVELNHTDPSVLPAGFRSDSNDSRILSCAANLAAEGKRVTLVSKDIPLRVKAAAVGLAADEYHAQDVVASGWSGMREIETATEDIDALFTDGEIDLVEARDLPCHTGVRLLGGSSHALGRVNADKRVQLVRGDREVFGLRGRSAEQRVALDLLLDESVGIVSLGGKAGTGKSALALCAGLEAVLERRTQRKVVVFRPLYAVGGQELGYLPGSESEKMGPWAQAVFDTLEGLASPAVLEEVLSRGMLEVLPLTHIRGRSLHDSFVIVDEAQSLERNVLLTVLSRLGTGSRVVLTHDIAQRDNLRVGRHDGVAAVIEKLKGHPLFAHITLLRSERSPIAALVTEMLEEIAGPQ
- a CDS encoding acyl-ACP desaturase, coding for MAERPVANALTLELEPVVEANIDRHLSTEELWFAHEYVPFDRGENFAFLGGRDWDPSSMTLPRPLTDACEIMLLLKDNLAAHHRELVEHFILEDYWGRWLGRWTAEEHLHAIALREYLVVTREVDPTANEEARVQYVMKGYRADTYSQVETLVHMAFVERTHAVFCENLAAKLEEPILAGLVDRIARDERRHEVFFSNLVAHCLEYTRDETIAAIAARAADLEVPGADIDAYADKVRNVDKAGIFGPEQLRQAISDRVTAWGLADEPELRQLIVG
- the glyA gene encoding serine hydroxymethyltransferase, which translates into the protein MSAPLADVDPDIAELLGKELGRQRDTLEMIASENFVPRAVLQAQGSVLTNKYAEGLPGRRYYGGCEFVDVVENIARDRAKALFGADFANVQPHSGAQANAAVLHALMSPGERLLGLDLANGGHLTHGMKLNFSGKLYENGFYGVDPTTHLVDMDAVRAQALEFRPKVIIAGWSAYPRVLDFAAFRSIADEVGAKLWVDMAHFAGLVAAGLHPSPVPHADIVSTTIHKTLGGGRSGMILGKQEYAKAVNSAVFPGQQGGPLMHVIAGKAVALKIASTPEFVERQQRTLSGARILADRLLAADVAKAGVSVVSGGTDVHLVLVDLRNSPLDGQAAEDLLHEVGITVNRNAVPNDPRPPMVTSGLRIGTPALATRGFGDAEFSEVADVIATALAAGSSADVAGLRQRVTRLAQEFPLYEGLEDWALVGR
- the coaA gene encoding type I pantothenate kinase — its product is MPRLSEPSPYVEFDRKQWRALRMSTPLALTEEELVGLRGLGEQIDLLEVEEVYLPLARLIHLQVAARQRLFAATAEFLGEPQQNPDRPVPFIIGVAGSVAVGKSTTARVLQALLARWDHHPRVDLVTTDGFLYPNAELDRRNLMHRKGFPESYNRRALMRFVTSVKSGSDYACAPVYSHLKYDIIPGAKHVVRHPDILILEGLNVLQTGPTLMVSDLFDFGVYVDARIEDIEQWYVSRFLAMRGTAFADPESHFHHYSALNDTKAVAAAREIWRSINRPNLVENILPTRPRATLVLRKDADHSINRLRLRKL
- a CDS encoding (2Z,6E)-farnesyl diphosphate synthase, encoding MEIIPPRLKEPLYRVYELRLRQGLAASKSQLPRHIAVLCDGNRRWARDAGYEDVSYGYRMGASKIAEMLRWCQEAGVEMTTVYLLSTENLQRDPDELAGLIEIITDVVEEICAPANRWSVRTVGDLELLGDEPARRLRDAVESTPSVAPFHVNVAVGYGGRQEIVGAVRALLNKELANGATAEELVDAVTVDAISENLYTSGQPDPDLVIRTSGEQRLSGFLLWQSAYSEMWFCETHWPAFRRVDFLRALRDYSRRDRRHGK
- the trhA gene encoding PAQR family membrane homeostasis protein TrhA gives rise to the protein MSSQTSTVPTPDPEPESIVPGNTVEQFVEGAAQFLGKPRMRGWIHFVSAWLAIITGATLVSVSWALSSPRAGHSTLVYAAATVAMFAVSATYHRVHWKSDVARSRMKRLDHSMIFVFIAGSYTPFARLVMPQNTGVLVQCIVWGGAAAGITLKMCWPTAPRWVGVPLYLLLGWVAVWFAPTILHQAGVAAMVLLAVGGVFYSVGGIFYGLRWPDPWPKTFGYHEFFHAFTAIAAILHYIAMWFAVFYTSDHAWLLGG
- a CDS encoding nuclear transport factor 2 family protein; its protein translation is MPSAEHITDTVNRYIELVAKGSADDLVELYADDATVEDPVGGGVHIGRQAIHGFYSAVDQLQRECELVTLRVAGNEAAFQFRLTVTAGEHRLVIEPIDVMVFDGQGKIASMKAYWSPQDDVAPA
- a CDS encoding thioredoxin domain-containing protein, coding for MSPADPASTNTLGLATSPYLRQHADNPVHWQQWTPEALANAAARDVPILLSVGYAACHWCHVMAHESFEDDEVAAAMNAGFVCVKVDREERPDIDAVYMNATVALTGHGGWPMTCFLTPDGRPFFCGTYYPKEGFLQLLSAVSATWRERRGEVEEASDNIAGELRKMASGLPGAGPAVAPELCDRAVAALLSELDAVHGGFGGAPKFPPSALLEALLRHFERTGSPPALAAVAHTCNAMARGGIYDQLGGGFARYSVDNAWVVPHFEKMLYDNALLLRAYAHWARRTGDPLARRVTAQTAGFLLDDLADAAMFTSSLDADADGREGSTYVWTPAQLTEVLGPDDGPWAAGVFAVTPVGTFEHGTSVLQLPADPEDRQRLDRVRSALLAARHARVQPGRDDKVVTSWNGLAITALAEAGVALDEPELIDAARRCARELLELHVVDGRLRRASLGGVVGDSVGILEDYAMLATGLLALYQLSADGRWLAAATDLLDTALAHFADRAQPGRWFDTADDAEQLMLRPADPLDGATPSGASSITEALLAAAHLVDGDRAERYLRAVGESLGAHSVLLDRAPRSAGHWLAVAEAAVRGPLQIAVACDPSASALLAHARRLAPGGAIVVGGQADSSALLAGRPRVDGADAAYVCRGQVCDLPVVTAEDLAHALAAPR